In one Cercospora beticola chromosome 1, complete sequence genomic region, the following are encoded:
- a CDS encoding uncharacterized protein (CAZy:GH5), which produces MPSSSSQPTRDSPARRQRRRRTHHRTDSNGELLGRDRYESERDDRDRSPTRRRRRTEDADGHRRERRRERPPNSSRTRRAPESEYTTSGSGSRSAALSVDQLAKLDRLNKKLGYNDYDAPPRPRERERGYDEVEVEEDATRYSDLEREREDRRRERERRREERRRIRREEERRAWLAGEDEESDAPIRGAKVRSASNHDRMRSTRDRRDRRADDHDYVRDKRERPRKEREERRVASGQVLERGDPGEYDGGAYYSEKDEYAESIRRRDGSDDSSNPYIDPEEQERKRKLRKKIFIGVGVFIVLLAIIIPVAVVVSKKNSSGGGDGLGGATSAASGGSGKPNNSNLDDISKDSIPEQYKGTWLDPFSWYDTQDFNVTFTDQMVGGLPVMGLMSQWDDSARANEKVPPLDEDFEYGKMPVRGCNVGGWLSIEPFITPSLFSQYKTSDGVVDEWTLTQKLGPTNAKSTLEKHYSSWVTESTFKDLQAAGFDHVRIPFSYWAVTSYDGDPYVGQVAWRYLLRGIEWARKYGLRVNLDLHGAPGSQNGWNHSGRQGQIGWLNGTDGTKNGDRTIEIHKQLSEFFTQPRYKKLVTMYGLVNEPRMVELDQATVLAWTEKAIDAVRGNGFTGVIVFGDGFMGLDNWQGKLTGQQNLLLDVHQYVIFNVDQIVLNHHDKLNFACAGWTQQALRSQNTATGFGPTLCGEWSQADTDCAQYLNNVGVGSRWEGTLNMVGTPGGSLNGSILEPTCPTHNNPRCSCDGANADTSDYSDSYRKWLLMFAEAQMHSFEQGWGWFYWTWQTESAAQWSYKAGLAAGTMPKVAWERSFDCSQEIPSFDDLEEFY; this is translated from the coding sequence ATGCcgtcctcatcttctcaGCCGACACGCGACTCTCCAGCcagacgacaacgacgacgaaggaCGCATCACCGAACAGATAGCAATGGTGAATTGCTGGGTCGAGATCGCTACGAGAGCGAGAGGGATGATCGCGACAGAAGTCCAacgagacgaagaaggaggacgGAAGATGCAGATGGACACAGAcgggaaagaagaagagaacgaCCACCGAATAGCTCTCGGACTCGACGTGCGCCAGAAAGCGAATACACGACCAGTGGATCGGGCAGCAGAAGCGCTGCATTGAGTGTTGATCAGCTCGCCAAGTTGGACCGTCTGAACAAGAAGCTGGGCTACAACGACTACGATGCGCCTCCGAGGCCACGAGAGCGAGAGCGGGGTTATGATGAGGTGGAAGTCGAAGAGGACGCAACGCGGTATAGTGACCTGGAGCGCGAACGAGAGGACAGACGACGAGAGCGCGAACGACGGCGAGAAGAGCGGCGACGAATccgcagagaagaagagagaagagcgtGGCTagctggcgaggacgaggaatcCGATGCGCCCATCCGTGGTGCGAAAGTGAGGTCTGCGAGCAATCACGACCGGATGCGGAGTACACGAGACAGGCGAGACCGACGAGCTGATGATCACGACTATGTACGAGACAAGAGGGAACGACCACGTAAAGAGcgggaagagagaagagtcgcCAGTGGCCAGGTGCTGGAACGAGGTGATCCAGGCGAGTATGATGGAGGCGCATACTACAGCGAGAAAGACGAGTACGCAGAAAGTATTCGACGAAGAGATGGAAGCGATGACAGTAGCAATCCATACATCGAcccagaagagcaagagcgaaAGAGGAAGCTGCGTAAGAAGATCTTCATTGGCGTGGGAGTGTTCATCGTGCTGCTTGCTATCATCATACCAGTCGCGGTGGTTGTTTCGAAGAAGAACAGCTCTGGCGGCGGAGATGGCTTAGGTGGAGCTACAAGCGCTGCCTCTGGAGGCTCTGGCAAACCAAACAACAGTAACCTGGACGACATCTCCAAAGACAGCATACCGGAGCAGTACAAGGGGACGTGGCTGGATCCGTTCTCGTGGTACGACACTCAGGACTTCAACGTCACCTTCACGGACCAGATGGTGGGAGGGCTGCCAGTGATGGGCTTGATGAGCCAGTGGGACGATTCTGCGCGTGCAAACGAGAAGGTTCCTCCTCTAGATGAAGACTTCGAATATGGAAAGATGCCAGTCCGAGGGTGCAATGTCGGTGGCTGGTTGAGCATCGAGCCCTTCATCACGCCTTCGCTCTTTTCTCAGTACAAGACCAGCGATGGTGTTGTTGACGAGTGGACCTTGACGCAAAAGTTGGGTCCCACGAATGCGAAAAGCACGCTAGAGAAGCACTACTCTTCCTGGGTTACGGAGTCCACCTTCAAGGACCTACAGGCTGCTGGCTTCGATCATGTTCGCATCCCATTCTCGTACTGGGCTGTCACGTCGTACGATGGAGATCCATACGTCGGTCAGGTAGCCTGGCGTTATCTCCTTCGTGGTATCGAATGGGCACGCAAATATGGTCTCCGCGTCAATCTCGATCTCCATGGCGCACCAGGGTCTCAAAATGGCTGGAATCACTCTGGTCGTCAAGGTCAAATCGGCTGGCTGAATGGCACAGATGGCACCAAGAATGGCGACCGCACGATCGAGATCCACAAGCAACTCTCCGAGTTCTTCACCCAGCCGCGATACAAGAAGCTAGTCACCATGTACGGCCTCGTCAATGAGCCACGCATGGTAGAACTCGACCAAGCCACCGTCCTAGCCTGGACTGAAAAGGCCATCGATGCCGTCCGCGGCAACGGTTTCACGGGCGTGATCGTATTCGGCGACGGCTTCATGGGCCTAGACAACTGGCAAGGCAAACTCACCGGACAGCAAAACCTCCTCCTCGACGTCCACCAATACGTCATCTTCAACGTCGACCAAATCGTCCTAAACCACCACGACAAACTTAATTTCGCCTGCGCGGGCTGGACACAACAAGCCCTCCGCTCCCAAAACACTGCCACAGGTTTCGGCCCCACGCTCTGCGGCGAATGGTCCCAAGCCGACACCGACTGTGCTCAATACCTCAACAACGTCGGCGTCGGTTCCCGCTGGGAAGGAACGCTCAACATGGTCGGCACACCAGGCGGCTCCCTCAACGGCTCAATCCTCGAACCTACTTGTCCTACACACAACAACCCTCGATGTTCATGCGACGGCGCAAACGCAGATACGAGCGACTATAGCGATTCTTATCGCAAGTGGTTGCTCATGTTTGCGGAGGCGCAGATGCATAGTTTTGAGCAAGGGTGGGGGTGGTTCTATTGGACGTGGCAGACGGAGAGTGCGGCCCAGTGGAGTTATAAAGCTGGATTGGCGGCGGGGACGATGCCGAAGGTTGCGTGGGAGAGGTCGTTTGATTGTAGTCAGGAGATTCCGAGTTTTGATGATTTGGAGGAGTTTTATTAA